In a genomic window of Equus caballus isolate H_3958 breed thoroughbred chromosome 9, TB-T2T, whole genome shotgun sequence:
- the ZFPM2 gene encoding zinc finger protein ZFPM2 isoform X3, translating into MDLNNNSLKTKAQVPMVLTAGPKWLLDVTWQGVEDNKNNCIVYSKGGQLWCTTTKAISEGEELIAFVVDFDSRLQAASQMTLTEGMYPARLLDSIQLLPQQAAMASILPTAIVNKDIFPCKSCGIWYRSERNLQAHLMYYCSGRQREAAPVAEENEDSSPQISSLCPFPQCTKSFSNARALEMHLSSHSGVKMEEFLPPGASLKCTVCSYTADSVINFHQHLFSHLTQAAFRCNHCHFGFQTQRELLQHQELHVPGSKLPRESDMEHSPSGTEDSLQPATDLLTRSELPQSQKAMQTKDASSDTELDKCEKKTQLFLANQRPEIQPTTNKQSFSYTKIKSEPSSPRLASSPVQPNIGPSFPVGPFLSQFAFPQDITMVPQASEILAKMSELVHRRLRHGSSSYPPVIYSPLMPKGATCFECNITFNNLDNYLVHKKHYCSSRWQQMAKSPEFPGVSEKMPEAVSPNTGQTSINLLNPATHSADPENPLLQTSCINSSTVLDLIGPNGKGHDKDFSTQAKKLSTSNSNDDKINGKPIDVKNPSVPLVDGEGDPNKTTCEACNITFSRHETYMVHKQYYCATRHDPPLKRSASNKVPAMQRTMRTRKRRKMYEMCLPEQEQRPPLVQQRFLDVANLSNPCTSTQEPTEGLGECYHPRCDIFPGIVSKHLETSLTINKCVPASKCDTTHSNVSCLEMDVPIDLSKKCLSQSERTTASPKRLLDYHECTVCKISFNKVENYLAHKQNFCPVTAHQRNDLGQLDSKVFPNPESERNSPDVSYERSIIKCEKNGNLKQPSPNGNLFSSHLATLQGLKVFSEAAQLIATKEENKHLFLPQCLYPGAIKKTKGADQLSPYYGIKASDYISGSLVIHNADIEQSTNAENESPKGQASSNGCAVPKKDSLPLLPKNRGMVIVNGGLKQDERPATNTQQENVSQNPQHEDGHKSPSWISENPLAANENVSPGIPSTEEQLSSIAKGVNGSTQAPTSGKYCRLCDIQFNNLSNFITHKKFYCSSHAAEHVK; encoded by the exons gCGGTCAGCTTTGGTGCACAACTACGAAGGCCATCTCTGAGGGTGAAGAGCTAATTGCCTTTGTGGTGGATTTTGACTCAAGGCTACAAGCTGCCAGTCAGATGACTCTTACAGAAGGGATGTACCCTGCGCGGCTGCTGGACTCAATTCAGCTGCTTCCTCAGCAAGCTGCCATGGCTTCTATTTTGCCTACAGCTATTGTCAATA AAGATATATTCCCTTGCAAGTCCTGCGGCATCTGGTATCGGAGTGAGCGGAATCTGCAAGCTCATCTGATGTACTATTGCAGTGGAAGGCAAAGAGAAGCTGCTCCAGtggcagaagaaaatgaagacagttCTCCTCAGATTTCCAGCTTATGCCCCTTCCCACAATGCACCAAGAGCTTTTCAAATGCCCGAGCTCTAGAAATGCACCTGAGTTCGCACAGTG GAGTGAAAATGGAAGAATTCCTCCCCCCTGGTGCTAGTCTAAAATGCACCGTCTGTAGCTACACTGCTGATTCTGTGATCAACTTTCACCAACACCTGTTCTCCCATCTCACTCAAGCTGCCTTCAGATGCAATCACTGCCACTTTGGCTTCCAGACTCAGAGGGAGTTATTGCAGCACCAGGAGCTCCATGTCCCTGGCAGCAAACTTCCCAGAGAAAGTGACATGGAACACTCTCCAAGTGGAACCGAAGACAGCTTACAGCCAGCCACAGACTTGTTGACCAGAAGTGAACTCCCCCAGAGCCAAAAGGCCATGCAGACTAAAGATGCGAGCTCTGACACAGAGCTGGACAAGTGTGAGAAAAAGACTCAGCTCTTTCTCGCTAACCAGAGACCAGAGATACAGcctacaacaaacaaacaaagctttTCTTACACAAAAATCAAGTCTGAGCCCTCTAGTCCGAGACTCGCCTCATCTCCAGTGCAGCCTAATATTGGGCCTTCTTTCCCCGTGGGCCCTTTCCTGTCTCAATTTGCTTTTCCCCAAGACATCACAATGGTCCCTCAAGCTTCAGAGATCTTAGCCAAGATGTCTGAACTGGTACATCGGCGACTGAGGCACGGAAGTAGTAGCTATCCTCCTGTAATTTACAGCCCCTTGATGCCCAAGGGGGCTACTTGTTTTGAGTGTAACATAACATTCAATAATTTGGATAATTATCTAGTGCACAAAAAACATTATTGCAGCAGCCGATGGCAGCAGATGGCCAAGTCCCCAGAGTTCCCTGGTGTTTCAGAAAAGATGCCTGAGGCCGTGAGTCCGAACACTGGCCAAACCTCCATAAACCTTCTCAACCCAGCTACTCACTCTGCTGATCCTGAGAATCCACTTCTTCAAACATCCTGCATCAATTCTTCCACTGTTTTAGATTTAATTGGGCCAAATGGGAAGGGCCATGACAAGGATTTTTCCACTCAAGCTAAGAAGCTCTCCACCTCCAATAGCAATGATgataaaattaatggaaaacctATTGATGTGAAAAATCCCAGCGTCCCCTTAGTGGACGGGGAAGGTGACCCAAATAAGACTACCTGTGAAGCTTGCAACATTACCTTCAGCCGACATGAAACTTACATGGTCCACAAACAGTATTACTGTGCTACACGCCACGACCCTCCACTAAAGAGGTCTGCTTCCAATAAAGTGCCTGCCATGCAGAGAACCATGCGCACACGCAAGCGAAGGAAGATGTATGAGATGTGCCTACCTGAACAAGAACAAAGGCCTCCGCTGGTCCAACAGCGATTTCTTGATGTAGCCAACCTCAGCAATCCTTGTACCTCCACTCAAGAACCCACAGAAGGGCTTGGAGAGTGCTACCACCCAAGATGTGATATCTTTCCAGGAATTGTCTCAAAGCATTTGGAAACTTCTCTGACGATCAACAAATGTGTTCCAGCTTCCAAATGTGACACTACTCATTCCAATGTTTCCTGCTTAGAGATGGACGTGCCCATAGATCTCAGCAAAAAGTGTTTATCCCAGTCTGAGCGGACAACCGCGTCTCCCAAAAGGCTGCTGGACTATCACGAGTGCACTGTGTGCAAGATCAGTTTCAACAAGGTAGAAAACTACCTGGCCCACAAGCAGAATTTCTGTCCCGTCACTGCACATCAGCGTAATGACCTGGGTCAACTCGACAGCAAAGTGTTTCCCAATCCAGAAAGCGAACGAAACAGCCCTGATGTCAGCTATGAAAGAAGCataataaaatgtgagaaaaatggGAATCTGAAGCAGCCTTCTCCCAATGGAAACTTATTTTCATCCCACTTAGCAACTCTGCAAGGCCTGAAAGTCTTTAGCGAAGCCGCTCAGCTCATTgctacaaaagaagaaaacaaacatttgtttcttccACAATGCCTTTACCCTGGAGcaataaagaagacaaaaggagCAGACCAGCTTTCTCCGTATTATGGAATAAAAGCAAGTGATTATATTTCTGGTTCTCTTGTCATCCATAACGCTGACATAGAGCAAAGCACAAACGCGGAAAATGAATCTCCCAAAGGCCAGGCTTCTTCAAATGGGTGTGCTGTGCCGAAGAAAGATTCCCTGCCGTTGTTGCCCAAAAATAGAGGCATGGTAATAGTTAATGGTGGACTGAAGCAAGATGAGAGACCCGCCACCAACACCCAGCAAGAGAACGTGTCCCAGAATCCTCAGCATGAAGATGGCCACAAATCTCCCTCGTGGATCTCGGAGAATCCGTTAGCTGCAAATGAGAACGTCTCACCAGGAATTCCCTCCACAGAGGAACAGTTGTCTAGTATAGCAAAAGGCGTGAATGGCTCCACCCAGGCTCCAACCAGTGGGAAATATTGCCGTCTGTGTGACATCCAGTTCAACAACCTCTCAAACTTTATAACTCACAAGAAGTTTTATTGCTCATCACATGCAGCAGAACATGTCAAATGA